One segment of Thermosynechococcus sp. HN-54 DNA contains the following:
- the rimP gene encoding ribosome maturation factor RimP — MQIQTLLPVVQTLAQQVADQEHLDLVSVQWLTHQSPPILRVEVRHPEDDTSLEDCERLSRALEVALDALPELEFAYVLEVSSPGLSDYLSSDRDFDAFRGFPVQVTTTAPHRGKTLWEGTLIRRDEVNVYLNQRGRSLAIPRSLIASVQLYTPSSEP, encoded by the coding sequence ATGCAGATACAGACGCTTTTGCCTGTGGTGCAAACCTTGGCCCAACAGGTTGCCGACCAAGAACACCTTGATCTAGTGAGTGTGCAGTGGCTCACCCATCAATCGCCACCCATTTTGCGGGTGGAGGTGCGCCATCCTGAGGATGACACCAGTTTGGAGGATTGTGAACGGCTGAGTCGGGCACTGGAGGTAGCCTTGGATGCCCTGCCAGAGTTGGAGTTTGCTTACGTTTTAGAGGTGTCCAGTCCGGGTCTATCGGATTACCTAAGTAGCGATCGCGACTTTGATGCCTTTCGCGGCTTTCCAGTGCAGGTCACAACCACAGCGCCCCATCGCGGCAAAACTCTCTGGGAAGGAACCCTGATTCGTCGCGACGAGGTAAATGTCTATCTCAATCAACGGGGGCGATCCCTGGCAATTCCCCGCTCCCTCATTGCCAGTGTCCAACTATACACCCCCAGCAGTGAACCTTAG